The Hippocampus zosterae strain Florida chromosome 20, ASM2543408v3, whole genome shotgun sequence genome contains a region encoding:
- the gdap1 gene encoding ganglioside-induced differentiation-associated protein 1 isoform X2, which produces MEAENNSQCQDDNAALVEKDWGEEAPERRDAVTKANEPKLTLYHWTQSFNSQKVRLAIAEKGLHCEEYDVSLPLSEHNEPWFMRLNPTGEVPVLVHGDSVICDPTQIMDHLEHNFTHEGTPRLIPEEGSTYYHRVQHYRELLDSLQMDAYTHGCILHPEITVDSHIPAYAATSIRTQILNTESELKKLAEENPELKEAYIAKQRRLKSKLFDHDNMKYLKKLLDELENVMDQVETELQRREEETPENSQQSWLCGQFFSMADVSLAVTLHRLKFLGLSRRYWGNGSRANLEAYYQRVLERPAFRRVLGHVNNILISAVLPVAFRVARKNAPVIAGTTLLIGLLGGATYLAFLYMRRRLTLPSWGLWS; this is translated from the exons ATGGAGGCTGAAAACAACTCGCAGTGCCAAGATGATAACGCGGCTCTTGTGGAGAAGGACTGGGGCGAGGAGGCGCCAGAACGGCGTGACGCCGTCACCAAAGCAAACGAGCCAAAATTAACACTTTATCACTGGACACAGTCGTTCAATTCACAGAAG gtgCGTCTGGCCATTGCAGAGAAAGGTTTACATTGTGAAGAGTATGACGTGAGCTTACCACTCAGTGAGCACAATGAGCCGTGGTTCATGCGTCTCAATCCGACTGGCGAGGTGCCCGTCCTGGTTCACGGCGACAGCGTCATCTGTGACCCCACACAAATCATGGACCACCTCGAGCACAACTTCACCCACG AGGGCACTCCAAGGCTGATACCAGAAGAGGGAAGCACATACTACCACCGAGTGCAGCACTACAGAGAGCTGCTGGACTCACTGCAAATGGACGCCTACACGCATGGCTGCATCCTCCACCCTGAGATCACCGTAGACTCGCACATACCTGCTTATGCTGCCACAAGCATACGAA CGCAAATCCTAAACACAGAGTCAGAGCTGAAGAAACTAGCAGAGGAGAACCCGGAGCTCAAAGAGGCTTATATCGCAAAACAGAGGCGCTTGAAG TCCAAGTTGTTTGACCACGACAACATGAAGTACCTGAAGAAGCTTCTGGATGAACTAGAGAACGTGATGGATCAGGTTGAGACTGAGCTGCAGAGGAGGGAGGAAGAAACACCGG AAAACAGCCAGCAGTCGTGGCTGTGCGGCCAGTTCTTCAGCATGGCCGACGTCTCGCTGGCCGTCACCCTGCACCGCCTCAAGTTCCTGGGCTTGTCCCGCCGCTACTGGGGCAACGGCAGCCGCGCCAACCTGGAGGCCTACTACCAGCGTGTGCTGGAGCGTCCCGCCTTCAGGAGAGTCCTGGGCCACGTCAACAACATCCTGATCTCGGCTGTGCTTCCGGTTGCCTTTCGCGTGGCCCGCAAGAATGCGCCGGTTATTGCCGGCACCACGCTGTTGATCGGTCTTTTGGGCGGAGCCACCTACCTGGCCTTTCTTTACATGAGGAGGAGGTTGACTCTGCCCAGTTGGGGACTCTGGAGCTGA
- the ube2wb gene encoding probable ubiquitin-conjugating enzyme E2 W-B isoform X1, whose translation MASMQKRLQKELLALQNDPPPGMTLNEKSVQNTITQWIVDMEGAPGTLYEGEKFQLLFKFSSRYPFDSPQVMFTGDNVPVHPHVYSNGHICLSILTEDWSPALSVQSVCLSIISMLSSCKEKRRPPDNSFYVRTCNKNPKKTKWWYHDDTC comes from the exons ATGGCGTCGATGCAG aAACGGCTACAAAAGGAATTATTAGCCCTGCAAAATGATCCACCCCCTGGAATGACGCTGAATGAAAAAAGTGTACAGAACACCATAACTCA GTGGATCGTCGACATGGAGGGGGCCCCCGGCACACTGTACGAAGGAGAAAAATTTCAACTGCTCTTCAAATTTAGTAGTCGATATCCTTTCGATTCACCTCAG GTAATGTTCACAGGGGACAATGTACCTGTCCACCCTCATGTGTATAGCAACGGTCACATCTGTCTATCCATCCTGACGgaagactggtcaccagccctCTCAGTGCAATCTGTTTGTCTTAGCATTATTAGCATGTTGTCCAGTTGCAAAGAAAAG AGACGACCACCTGACAACTCCTTTTATGTAAGAACATGtaacaaaaatccaaagaagACAAAATGGTGGTATCACG ATGATACTTGCTAA
- the ube2wb gene encoding probable ubiquitin-conjugating enzyme E2 W-B isoform X2 has translation MLKRLQKELLALQNDPPPGMTLNEKSVQNTITQWIVDMEGAPGTLYEGEKFQLLFKFSSRYPFDSPQVMFTGDNVPVHPHVYSNGHICLSILTEDWSPALSVQSVCLSIISMLSSCKEKRRPPDNSFYVRTCNKNPKKTKWWYHDDTC, from the exons ATGCTT aAACGGCTACAAAAGGAATTATTAGCCCTGCAAAATGATCCACCCCCTGGAATGACGCTGAATGAAAAAAGTGTACAGAACACCATAACTCA GTGGATCGTCGACATGGAGGGGGCCCCCGGCACACTGTACGAAGGAGAAAAATTTCAACTGCTCTTCAAATTTAGTAGTCGATATCCTTTCGATTCACCTCAG GTAATGTTCACAGGGGACAATGTACCTGTCCACCCTCATGTGTATAGCAACGGTCACATCTGTCTATCCATCCTGACGgaagactggtcaccagccctCTCAGTGCAATCTGTTTGTCTTAGCATTATTAGCATGTTGTCCAGTTGCAAAGAAAAG AGACGACCACCTGACAACTCCTTTTATGTAAGAACATGtaacaaaaatccaaagaagACAAAATGGTGGTATCACG ATGATACTTGCTAA
- the jph1a gene encoding junctophilin-1a isoform X2 — translation MTGGRFDFDDGGTYCGGWEDGKAHGHGICTGPKGQGEYAGSWSHGFEIVGVYTWPSGNTYKGYWSQGKRHGLGVENKGKWIYRGEWSHGFKGRYGVRQSHNTPARYDGTWSNGLQDGYGIETYGDGGTYQGQWMGGMRHGYGVRQSVPYGMATVIRSPLRTSMASLRSEQSNGTVLQELSTPADTPTGNRGGFVLNFHSDSEVVTGKKKGLFRRGSLFGSLRQLRKSDSRTSISSKRSSARSDAAMSRISSSDANSTISIGDGELQDEDLLLEDHVDATTTETYMGEWKNDKRNGFGVSERSNGMKYEGEWLNNKRHGYGCTVFPDGTKEEGKYKNNVLVRGIRKQLIPLKNPKTKEKVDRAVEGAQRAAAIARSKVEIAASRTAHARTKSEAADQAAISAVQDAEIARAVARELAPNFYQPGTTPPHSPLNSPVGSPPHSPHSNKKKGHLANSNSRKTGQEEQPSRKISKEEKSAHKNSKDDRSSRKPNKEERTSVPDGPKAAHMHIEAPPKPAKLQQPSPPPDSPARAPSVPVNGQLHTEYHSYYVKAPVKGPPPPDPEEDPEQEPSAQTLARMPPQPRSIGTPTPTTTPTPKSASTRDGKGEPKLRKQDSLKPKSLADTKKASTEIAESTAETGPNAILVAMVMLLNIGLAIIFVHFLT, via the exons ATGACGGGCGGAAGGTTCGACTTCGACGACGGCGGCACATACTGCGGGGGTTGGGAGGATGGCAAAGCCCACGGACACGGCATCTGCACCGGACCCAAGGGCCAGGGCGAGTACGCGGGCTCTTGGTCGCACGGCTTCGAGATAGTCGGCGTGTACACCTGGCCCAGTGGCAACACCTACAAGGGCTACTGGTCCCAGGGCAAGAGGCATGGCCTGGGCGTGGAGAATAAAGGCAAGTGGATCTACCGCGGGGAGTGGAGCCACGGCTTCAAGGGGCGCTACGGCGTACGGCAGAGCCACAACACGCCCGCGAGATACGACGGCACCTGGAGCAACGGGCTCCAAGATGGATATGGCATCGAAACCTATGGCGATGGAG GCACCTATCAAGGCCAGTGGATGGGCGGCATGCGCCACGGCTACGGCGTGCGCCAGAGCGTCCCTTACGGGATGGCGACCGTTATCCGCTCGCCTTTACGTACGTCCATGGCTTCCCTGCGCTCCGAGCAGAGCAACGGCACCGTGCTGCAGGAGCTCTCCACCCCGGCAGACACCCCCACGGGCAACCGCGGGGGCTTCGTGCTCAACTTCCACTCGGACAGCGAGGTGGTGACGGGCAAGAAGAAGGGCCTCTTCCGCCGGGGTTCCCTCTTCGGGAGCCTGCGGCAGTTACGCAAGTCCGACTCGCGGACCTCCATCTCCAGCAAGCGCAGCTCGGCGCGCAGCGACGCCGCAATGAGCCGCATCAGCTCCAGCGACGCCAACTCCACCATATCCATCGGCGACGGCGAGCTGCAAGACGAGGACCTTCTCTTGGAGGACCACGTGGACGCCACCACCACCGAGACCTACATGGGCGAATGGAAGAACGACAAGCGCAACGGATTTGGCGTTTCGGAGAGATCCAACGGGATGAAGTACGAGGGCGAGTGGCTGAACAACAAGCGCCATGGTTACGGCTGCACGGTTTTCCCAGATGGCACCAAAGAAGAAGGGAAGTACAAAAATAATGTGCTGGTGCGTGGAATAAGGAAGCAGCTGATTCCTCTGAAGAACCCCAAAACTAAAGAGAAGGTGGATCGGGCGGTCGAGGGGGCGCAGAGGGCGGCGGCCATCGCCAGGAGTAAAGTGGAAATAGCAGCTTCCAG GACGGCCCATGCCAGGACTAAGAGCGAGGCCGCAGACCAAGCCGCCATCTCTGCAGTGCAAGATGCCGAAATCGCCAGAGCGGTTGCTCGGGAGCTTGCACCAAACTTCTATCAACCAG GTACCACCCCTCCTCATTCCCCGTTGAATAGTCCCGTGGGCTCGCCTCCACACTCGCCTCACTCCAACAAGAAGAAAGGCCATCTTGCCAACAGCAACAGCCGAAAAACCGGCCAAGAGGAGCAGCCTTCCCGTAAAATAAGCAAGGAGGAGAAGTCGGCGCATAAAAACAGCAAAGATGACCGTTCGAGCAGGAAGCCAAACAAAGAGGAGAGAACGTCCGTCCCCGATGGCCCCAAAGCCGCTCATATGCACATCGAGGCACCCCCGAAACCCGCGAAACTTCAACAGCCGAGCCCTCCGCCCGATTCCCCCGCACGTGCCCCTTCCGTCCCGGTCAACGGCCAGCTCCACACGGAGTACCACAGTTACTACGTCAAAGCGCCCGTAAAGGGCCCTCCGCCGCCCGACCCAGAGGAGGACCCGGAGCAAGAGCCTAGTGCGCAGACCCTGGCACGCATGCCACCACAGCCCAGGTCTATTGGTACCCCGACCCCGACgacgaccccgaccccgaagtcGGCCTCCACACGGGACGGCAAGGGCGAACCCAAACTCAGGAAGCAAGATTCCCTCAAGCCAAAGAGCCTCGCAGACACAAAGAAAGCCAGTACGGAGATTGCAGAAAGCACGGCGGAAACA GGTCCTAACGCCATCCTGGTCGCGATGGTAATGCTGTTGAATATCGGCCTTGCAATTATATTTGTCCATTTTCTGACATGA
- the gdap1 gene encoding ganglioside-induced differentiation-associated protein 1 isoform X1: MEAENNSQCQDDNAALVEKDWGEEAPERRDAVTKANEPKLTLYHWTQSFNSQKVRLAIAEKGLHCEEYDVSLPLSEHNEPWFMRLNPTGEVPVLVHGDSVICDPTQIMDHLEHNFTHEGTPRLIPEEGSTYYHRVQHYRELLDSLQMDAYTHGCILHPEITVDSHIPAYAATSIRTQILNTESELKKLAEENPELKEAYIAKQRRLKSKLFDHDNMKYLKKLLDELENVMDQVETELQRREEETPEENSQQSWLCGQFFSMADVSLAVTLHRLKFLGLSRRYWGNGSRANLEAYYQRVLERPAFRRVLGHVNNILISAVLPVAFRVARKNAPVIAGTTLLIGLLGGATYLAFLYMRRRLTLPSWGLWS, encoded by the exons ATGGAGGCTGAAAACAACTCGCAGTGCCAAGATGATAACGCGGCTCTTGTGGAGAAGGACTGGGGCGAGGAGGCGCCAGAACGGCGTGACGCCGTCACCAAAGCAAACGAGCCAAAATTAACACTTTATCACTGGACACAGTCGTTCAATTCACAGAAG gtgCGTCTGGCCATTGCAGAGAAAGGTTTACATTGTGAAGAGTATGACGTGAGCTTACCACTCAGTGAGCACAATGAGCCGTGGTTCATGCGTCTCAATCCGACTGGCGAGGTGCCCGTCCTGGTTCACGGCGACAGCGTCATCTGTGACCCCACACAAATCATGGACCACCTCGAGCACAACTTCACCCACG AGGGCACTCCAAGGCTGATACCAGAAGAGGGAAGCACATACTACCACCGAGTGCAGCACTACAGAGAGCTGCTGGACTCACTGCAAATGGACGCCTACACGCATGGCTGCATCCTCCACCCTGAGATCACCGTAGACTCGCACATACCTGCTTATGCTGCCACAAGCATACGAA CGCAAATCCTAAACACAGAGTCAGAGCTGAAGAAACTAGCAGAGGAGAACCCGGAGCTCAAAGAGGCTTATATCGCAAAACAGAGGCGCTTGAAG TCCAAGTTGTTTGACCACGACAACATGAAGTACCTGAAGAAGCTTCTGGATGAACTAGAGAACGTGATGGATCAGGTTGAGACTGAGCTGCAGAGGAGGGAGGAAGAAACACCGG AAGAAAACAGCCAGCAGTCGTGGCTGTGCGGCCAGTTCTTCAGCATGGCCGACGTCTCGCTGGCCGTCACCCTGCACCGCCTCAAGTTCCTGGGCTTGTCCCGCCGCTACTGGGGCAACGGCAGCCGCGCCAACCTGGAGGCCTACTACCAGCGTGTGCTGGAGCGTCCCGCCTTCAGGAGAGTCCTGGGCCACGTCAACAACATCCTGATCTCGGCTGTGCTTCCGGTTGCCTTTCGCGTGGCCCGCAAGAATGCGCCGGTTATTGCCGGCACCACGCTGTTGATCGGTCTTTTGGGCGGAGCCACCTACCTGGCCTTTCTTTACATGAGGAGGAGGTTGACTCTGCCCAGTTGGGGACTCTGGAGCTGA
- the LOC127593050 gene encoding elongin-C — MPFSLSLLGINPCIGMDGEERTYGGCEGPEAMYVKLISSDGHEFIVKREHALTSGTIKAMLSGPGQFAENETNEVNFREIPSHVLSKVCMYFTYKVRYTNSSTEIPEFPIAPEIALELLMAANFLDC; from the exons ATGCcgttttctttgtctttgttaGGAATAAACCCCTGCATCGGCATGG ATGGCGAAGAAAGGACCTATGGCGGCTGTGAAGGACCAGAAGCCATGTATGTGAAATTGATATCTTCAGATGGCCATGAGTTCATTGTGAAAAGAGAACATGCATTGACATCGGGTACTATCAAGGCTATGCTGAGTGGCCCAG GTCAGTTTGCAGAGAATGAAACCAACGAAGTTAACTTCAGGGAGATTCCCTCTCATGTCCTGTCCAAGGTCTGCATGTACTTCACTTACAAGGTCCGATACACCAACAGCTCCACGGAAATCCCTGAATTCCCCATTGCTCCCGAGATTGCACTGGAACTGCTCATGGCGGCTAACTTCCTGGATTGCTAA
- the jph1a gene encoding junctophilin-1a isoform X1 produces MTGGRFDFDDGGTYCGGWEDGKAHGHGICTGPKGQGEYAGSWSHGFEIVGVYTWPSGNTYKGYWSQGKRHGLGVENKGKWIYRGEWSHGFKGRYGVRQSHNTPARYDGTWSNGLQDGYGIETYGDGGTYQGQWMGGMRHGYGVRQSVPYGMATVIRSPLRTSMASLRSEQSNGTVLQELSTPADTPTGNRGGFVLNFHSDSEVVTGKKKGLFRRGSLFGSLRQLRKSDSRTSISSKRSSARSDAAMSRISSSDANSTISIGDGELQDEDLLLEDHVDATTTETYMGEWKNDKRNGFGVSERSNGMKYEGEWLNNKRHGYGCTVFPDGTKEEGKYKNNVLVRGIRKQLIPLKNPKTKEKVDRAVEGAQRAAAIARSKVEIAASRTAHARTKSEAADQAAISAVQDAEIARAVARELAPNFYQPGPDYVKQQFKEPVAIKELPVVKKDDSPRDSPHFYRKGTTPPHSPLNSPVGSPPHSPHSNKKKGHLANSNSRKTGQEEQPSRKISKEEKSAHKNSKDDRSSRKPNKEERTSVPDGPKAAHMHIEAPPKPAKLQQPSPPPDSPARAPSVPVNGQLHTEYHSYYVKAPVKGPPPPDPEEDPEQEPSAQTLARMPPQPRSIGTPTPTTTPTPKSASTRDGKGEPKLRKQDSLKPKSLADTKKASTEIAESTAETGPNAILVAMVMLLNIGLAIIFVHFLT; encoded by the exons ATGACGGGCGGAAGGTTCGACTTCGACGACGGCGGCACATACTGCGGGGGTTGGGAGGATGGCAAAGCCCACGGACACGGCATCTGCACCGGACCCAAGGGCCAGGGCGAGTACGCGGGCTCTTGGTCGCACGGCTTCGAGATAGTCGGCGTGTACACCTGGCCCAGTGGCAACACCTACAAGGGCTACTGGTCCCAGGGCAAGAGGCATGGCCTGGGCGTGGAGAATAAAGGCAAGTGGATCTACCGCGGGGAGTGGAGCCACGGCTTCAAGGGGCGCTACGGCGTACGGCAGAGCCACAACACGCCCGCGAGATACGACGGCACCTGGAGCAACGGGCTCCAAGATGGATATGGCATCGAAACCTATGGCGATGGAG GCACCTATCAAGGCCAGTGGATGGGCGGCATGCGCCACGGCTACGGCGTGCGCCAGAGCGTCCCTTACGGGATGGCGACCGTTATCCGCTCGCCTTTACGTACGTCCATGGCTTCCCTGCGCTCCGAGCAGAGCAACGGCACCGTGCTGCAGGAGCTCTCCACCCCGGCAGACACCCCCACGGGCAACCGCGGGGGCTTCGTGCTCAACTTCCACTCGGACAGCGAGGTGGTGACGGGCAAGAAGAAGGGCCTCTTCCGCCGGGGTTCCCTCTTCGGGAGCCTGCGGCAGTTACGCAAGTCCGACTCGCGGACCTCCATCTCCAGCAAGCGCAGCTCGGCGCGCAGCGACGCCGCAATGAGCCGCATCAGCTCCAGCGACGCCAACTCCACCATATCCATCGGCGACGGCGAGCTGCAAGACGAGGACCTTCTCTTGGAGGACCACGTGGACGCCACCACCACCGAGACCTACATGGGCGAATGGAAGAACGACAAGCGCAACGGATTTGGCGTTTCGGAGAGATCCAACGGGATGAAGTACGAGGGCGAGTGGCTGAACAACAAGCGCCATGGTTACGGCTGCACGGTTTTCCCAGATGGCACCAAAGAAGAAGGGAAGTACAAAAATAATGTGCTGGTGCGTGGAATAAGGAAGCAGCTGATTCCTCTGAAGAACCCCAAAACTAAAGAGAAGGTGGATCGGGCGGTCGAGGGGGCGCAGAGGGCGGCGGCCATCGCCAGGAGTAAAGTGGAAATAGCAGCTTCCAG GACGGCCCATGCCAGGACTAAGAGCGAGGCCGCAGACCAAGCCGCCATCTCTGCAGTGCAAGATGCCGAAATCGCCAGAGCGGTTGCTCGGGAGCTTGCACCAAACTTCTATCAACCAG GGCCCGACTACGTAAAACAGCAGTTTAAAGAGCCTGTAGCGATTAAGGAGCTCCCCGTTGTGAAGAAAGACGACTCACCACGCGATTCTCCCCATTTTTACCGCAAAGGTACCACCCCTCCTCATTCCCCGTTGAATAGTCCCGTGGGCTCGCCTCCACACTCGCCTCACTCCAACAAGAAGAAAGGCCATCTTGCCAACAGCAACAGCCGAAAAACCGGCCAAGAGGAGCAGCCTTCCCGTAAAATAAGCAAGGAGGAGAAGTCGGCGCATAAAAACAGCAAAGATGACCGTTCGAGCAGGAAGCCAAACAAAGAGGAGAGAACGTCCGTCCCCGATGGCCCCAAAGCCGCTCATATGCACATCGAGGCACCCCCGAAACCCGCGAAACTTCAACAGCCGAGCCCTCCGCCCGATTCCCCCGCACGTGCCCCTTCCGTCCCGGTCAACGGCCAGCTCCACACGGAGTACCACAGTTACTACGTCAAAGCGCCCGTAAAGGGCCCTCCGCCGCCCGACCCAGAGGAGGACCCGGAGCAAGAGCCTAGTGCGCAGACCCTGGCACGCATGCCACCACAGCCCAGGTCTATTGGTACCCCGACCCCGACgacgaccccgaccccgaagtcGGCCTCCACACGGGACGGCAAGGGCGAACCCAAACTCAGGAAGCAAGATTCCCTCAAGCCAAAGAGCCTCGCAGACACAAAGAAAGCCAGTACGGAGATTGCAGAAAGCACGGCGGAAACA GGTCCTAACGCCATCCTGGTCGCGATGGTAATGCTGTTGAATATCGGCCTTGCAATTATATTTGTCCATTTTCTGACATGA